The DNA sequence CTGGTCTGGTTGATCGTCGGCATCGCCCTGATGATCGCCGAGGTCGTCTCCGGCGACTTCGTGCTGATCATGCTGGGCGTCGCGGCGCTCTTCGGCGCCGGCGCCGAGGTGCTCACCGGGAACCTGTTCATCGACGTCGCCGTGTTCGCCGTCGCCTCCGTCGGCATGCTCGCGCTGGTGCGACCGGCGCTCAAGCGCCGCTTCCTCACCGGCCCGACCCACCACACCGGCATCGAAGCGCTGATCGGCGCCCGCGCCGTCGTCCTGTCCACAGTGGACTACGAGGCGGGCCAGGTGAAACTGGCCGGGGACGTCTGGTCGGCGCGCAGCATGTCGGAGCACCTCCCGCCCATCCAGCCCGGCACGTCGGTCACGGTCGTCGAGATCTCCGGAGCCACCGCCGTCGTTTCGGCCGAGCCGTGAGCCTCGGGCTCGTCACCGTCCCCGAAGGCCGGGCCGCGGTGATCGAACGGCTCGGCGAGTTCCGCGCCGTGCTCGGCCCCGGCCGCCACTTCGTCCTGCCCTTCGCCGACCGCGTCCGGGCGCGCGTCGACCTGGGCGAGCAGATCCTGTCCGCGCCGCCCCGGCCGGTCGAGACAGGAGACGGCCGGGAAGTCGACGTCGGCTTCGAATTCGTCTTCACGATCACCGATCCGCGGCTTGCGACCTACGCGATCACCAACCCGGCGCTCGCGATCGAACAGCTGACCCGCACCGCACTGCGGCAGGAAGCCGGCCTGACCACCGCCGAGCGCGCCGTCGCCGCGCCGGGGGACCTCCACCGTACGGTGTGGACGGTCCTGCACGACACCACCGGCCGCTGGGGCGTCGCCGTGCAGCGGCTCGAGCTCTCGGTCCGTCCACCCGCGGCACCCGGAACACCGTCAACCGCACAAGAATGGTACTAGGTAAGGGGAAATTCTCTTGACCGGATTTGTGATCGGGCTGGTCATAGCCTTGGCCTTGCTCGTGGTCATCACGATAGCCAAGGCGGTCATGGTGGTGCCGCAGGCGCAGTCCGCCGTGATCGAGCGGCTCGGCCGGTTCCGCACGGTCGCCTCGCCGGGCCTGAACATCCTCGTGCCGTTCCTGGACAAGGTGCGCGCCCGGATCGACCTGCGCGAGCAGGTCGTCTCGTTCCCGCCGCAGCCGGTGATCACCGAGGACAACCTGACGGTGTCGATCGACACGGTCGTCTACTTCCAGGTCACCGACTCGCGCGCCGCGGTGTACGAGATCTCGAACTACATCGTCGGTGTCGAGCAGCTGACCACCACCACGCTCCGCAACGTCGTCGGTGGCATGAGCCTCGAGCAGACCCTGACCTCCCGCGACTCCATCAACAGCCAGTTGCGCGGCGTCCTCGACGAAGCCACCGGCCGCTGGGGCATCCGCGTCGCCCGCGTCGAGCTGAAGGCGATCGACCCGCCGCCGTCCATCCAGGACTCGATGGAGAAGCAGATGCGCGCCGACCGCGAGAAGCGCGCCATGATCCTCACCGCCGAAGGCCAGCGCGAATCGGCGATCAAGACCGCGGAAGGCCAGAAGCAGAGCCAGATCCTCGCCGCGGAAGGTGCCCGGCAGGCCACCATCCTCGCCGCCGAGGCCGAGCGGCAGTCGCGGATCCTGCGGGCCCAGGGTGAGCGGGCCGCGCGCTACCTGCAGGCGCAGGGCCAGGCGAAGGCGATCGAGAAGGTGTTCGCCGCGATCAAGGCCGGCCGCCCGACCCCGGAGGTGCTGGCCTACCAGTACCTGCAGACGCTGCCGCAGATGGCGCAGGGCGACGCGAACAAGGTCTGGATGATCCCCAGCGACTACGGCAAGGCCCTCGAAGGCTTCGCCCGCGCGCTCGGTGCCCCCGGCGACGACGGCGTGTTCCGCTACGAGCCGCCGAAGGACGACGTCCCGGACAAGCCCGACCTCGAGGACGAAGAGGTCTCCAGCTGGTTCGAGACCAAGAGCGACCCGAAGGTCGCGGAGGCCGTCGCGGCCGCGGAAGCCGTGGCCCGCAAGGAGGTCCCGGCGATCGGGGCCCCGTCGACGCCGCCCGCGCGCCCGTCGATCCCGCGGCCGGCCCAGCAGCAGGCGGCACCGGAAGCGGACGAGGAGCGCGGCACGGAGGTCACGCCGGCCCCGCAGCAGCCCCCGACCCCGCAGAGCGGCCAGCCGGCGCTGCCCCAGCCGCAGTCCCCGGCCGGCCCGCCCCCGGGTGGCCAGTACCAGGGGCAGCCGCAGGGCCAGCCGCAGTCGCCGCCCCCGGGCCAGTTCGGCGGTCCGCAGCAGCAGAACCCGGGCAGCGGGCCGTTCCCGCAGCAGCCCCCGTTCGGCGGCCCGCGCCGCTGACGCGCACGTTCGTGAAGGCCACCTTGAGGAACGCAGAGTTCCTGAAGGTGGCCTTCACGGGCTTTCAGCGCTGGTAGACGGTGACGTCGTCGATGTCGGCCTTCGAACGGTCCTTCAACGCGATCACGCACGCCACCGTGACCACCGCCGACAGCACGATGTAGCCCGAAATCGAGTACGGCGTCCCGGTCGCGTGCAGCAGCCACGTCGCCAGCAGCGGCGCCGGCCCGCCCGCGAACACCGACGCCAGCTGGTACCCCAGCCCGGCCCCGCCGTAGCGCAGGTGCGTCGGGAAGCTCTCGCCGATCAGCGCCGCCTGCGGGCCGTACTGCAGGGCGTGCGGGACGAACGACACCACCACCGCCACGAACACCAGCGCGTGGTTGCCGTGCGCCAGGATCGTGAAGTACGGGAACGCGATCACGGCGGTGAACACGGCCCCGGTCAGGTAGACCCGCTTGCGCCCGAAGCGGTCCGACAGCGTCGAGAACAGCGGGATCATCGCCAGCTCGCACGCCGCCCCGACGAGGACCGCGTTGAGCACGAACGTCTTGCTGAACTCGTGCCGCGCGACGACGTAGATCAGCACGTAGCTGGTGAACAGGTAGAACGGCATCTGCTCGCTGAACCGGACCCCGGCCGAGAGCAGGATTTCCCGCCAGTGGTGCTTGATCGCGTCGCGCACCGGCGTTTTCGCGGTCTGCCGGTTCTCCACGAGCTTGGCGAACATCGGCGTCTCGAGGATCTTCAGCCGGATCACGAGACCGACCACGACGAGCACCAGGCTGGCCAGGAACGGCAGCCGCCAGCCCCAGGAGTCGAACGCCTCGGGGGAGAGGGTCGCCGACAGCAACGTCATGCCGCCGGTGCCGAGCACCAGCCCGACCGGCACGCCGATCTGCGCGAAACTGCCGAGCAGGCCGCGTTTCTTCTGGTCGCCCCACTCCATCGCGAGCAGCACCGAGCCGCTCCACTCGCCGCCGATGGCGATGCCCTGCACCAGCCGCAGCAGCACCAGGATCAGCGGTGCGGCGAACCCGATCGCCGACGTCCCGGGCAGCATCCCGACCACGCCGGAGGAGATACCCATCAGCAGCAGGGTGACGATCAGCGTCGCCTTGCGCCCGATCCGGTCGCCCCAGTGCCCGAAGATCGCGGCCCCGACCGGGCGCGCGGCGAACCCGACCGCGTAGGTGGCGAACGACTGCATGGCTCCCGCGTAGGCGCTCGACGCGGGGAAGAACAGGTGCGGGAAGACCAACGCCGCCGCGGTGTTGTAGAGAAAGAAGTCGTACCACTCGATCGTCGTGCCGATGGCGCTCGCCAGCGCCGCCCGCCGCACCTGCACTTGACCCGACCTGCTGTCCGGCTCCACCTTGTGAGTGACGCCGTTGTCGCCCAAGACCATCTCGCAACACCTCCGGTGACCGATGTCACACAACAGTGTGACGCCCGTCGACGGTTTCGGCGATCGATGACCAGTTTCTCGTCCAGTCGGTGACGAACTAAATGCCGAATCTGCAACTTTGCAGAATCTGCAAGTTCAGCTACCGTGGTCCCATGGACACCGACCGCGCCGGCCTCCGCGAGCGCAAGAAGCACGAAACGCGCATCGCGCTGAGCTGGGCGGCCATCCGGCTGACCGTCGAACGCGGCCTCGACAACGTCCGCATCGAAGACATCGCCGCCGAAGCCGGGGTCTCCACCCGGACCTTCAGCAACTACTTCGGCAGCAAGGGCGAGGCCATCGTCGCCCGGCACCACGACCGGGCGCGGGCGATCGCCGCCGCGCTGCGGGAGCGGCCCGCCGGGGAACCGATCTGGGCCGCCATCACCCAGGCCGCGCTCGACGGGTTCGCGCTCGGTCAGCCCGTACCCACCGGGCAGGCCGCCGACCAGTCGTGGATCGAAGGACTGCGGCTGATGGTCGCGGAACCCGCACTGCAGGGCGAGTTCCAGAAGGCCGGCGCGGCGGCCGAGGCCGAGTTCGCCGCCGCCGTCGGCGAACGCACCGGCACCGATCCCGACCGGGACGTCTACCCGCGGCTCGTCGCGGGGGTCGTCGGGGCCGCGCTCAACGTCGTCACCCAGCAGTGGCTCGTCGCCGAGCCGCCGCAACCGCTCGAAGCCCTCCTGCGCGACGTGTTCGGCCGGCTCGCCGCCGGTCTGCCCGAACCGCGCTGACCCGCCCATCCCGGAACGCCCGCTCGACGGGCTGTTTCGTGCTGCCCTGAAGGAGTTCCGCCATGGAAGACGTCGTCATCGCCGGCGCCGGGCCCAACGGCCTCATGCTCGCCTGCGAACTCGCCCTCGCCGGCGTTCGCCCGCTGGTCCTGGAACGGCTGACCGAGCCGACCACCGAGAACCGCGCCAACGGGCTCGTCGGCCAGGTCGTCCGCCTCCTCGACCGCCGCGGGCTGCACGAGCGGCTGGCCGGCCCGCTCGGCCCGCCCGTGCCCGCGTTCGTCTTCGGGGCGATGCGCCTCGACCTGACCCTGGCCGACCCCAACCCGCTGACGATCCTCGGCGTGCCGCAGCGGCGCGTCGAAGCGATGCTCGGCGAACGCGCCGCCGAACTCGGCGTCGAGATCCGCCGCGGTCACGAGCTCACCGGCCTCGCCCAGGACGCCGACGCGGTCACCCTCGACGTCTCCGGTCCCGGCGGCCCGTCCCGGATCAGCACCCGCTACCTCGTCGGCGCCGACGGCGGTCGCAGCGCCACCCGCAAGCTCGCCGGCATCGGCTTCCCCGGCGTCACCGAAGACCGCACCCTCTCCCACACCGCGAACGCGACCGTGCCGGCGGAGTTCGCCGACGCGCAATCCGGCGGCCTGCGCGTACCCGGGCACGGCGTCATCCCGCCGTTCTTCCACCACCGCACCGAAACCGGGCTGTTCGTCTACGCGCCGTTCCCGACCGGCACGCTCGTCACCACGATGGAGTGGACCGACGAGGAGGAGACCGGCGACGAGCCGCCGATGACCCTCGACGAGCAGCGCGCGAGCATCCGCCGCGTCCTCGGGTTCGACCTGCCGATCGGCCCGCCCGAAGGCGACGGCCCGCACCTGCTGCGGCGGCTGCGCGGGCGCAACACCCGCCTGGCCGACAAGTTCCGCGACGGGCGCGTCCTGCTGGTCGGCGACGCGGCGCACATCCACTCCGCGATCGGCGGCCCCGGGCTCAACCTCGGCCTGCAGGACGCCGTCGGCCTCGGCTGGAAGCTCGCCGCGGTCGTGCGCGGCCGGGTGCCCGAGGGCCTGCTCGACACCTACGAGAGCGAACGCCGCCCGGTCGCCGAGCGCGTCGTCATGCACACCCAGGCGCAGTCCGCGCTGATCTCGCCGGGACGCGACGTCACCGCGCTGCGCGAGCTGTTCGGCGAACTGCTGCGGCTGCCGGGCACGGTGCAGCACATCGCCGACCTGATGTCCGGCGCCGACGTCCGGTACGAACCGGCCACCGACCACCCGCTCGACGGTCGCTGGGCCCCGGACCTGGTGCTGGCCGACGGCACCCGGCTCGCCGAGCTGACCACGACGGCCCGGCCGTTGCTCCTGGACTTCACGAACTCCCTCGGCGACGAGCTGCGCGGCTGGACCGACCGGGTCGACCTCGTGCCCGGCTCGGCGTCGGGTGAGGTGACCGCGGTGCTCATCCGGCCCGACGGCTACGTCGCCTGGGCGTCCAGCTCGCCGGAGCCCGGCGACACCGAGCGCAAAGCCCTGCGGACGGCGCTGGAGCGGTGGTTCGGCACCCCGGTTGACGTGTAGGAGATCTCCTACGTATGGTCGGCGGCATGACGATCACCCACGTGCAGTTCCTGACCCTGCCCGTCGCCGACCACGCCCGCGCGCGGGACTTCTACGTGGGCAAGCTCGGCTTCGAAGCGCTCGTCGACCGCCGCACGCCCGAGGGCGGCCGGTTCGTGCTGGTCGCACCGAAGGGGGCGAAGACGGGGATCGTGCTGACCGACCAGCCGGTCACCGGGATCGAGCCGGGCCCGCGGCACTTCCAGCTGCAGACCACCGACCTCGACGCCGACGTGGCCGCGCTGCGGGCGGCCGGGGTCGAGGTGGCGGAGCCGGAGGATCGGCCCTGGGGGCGGGCGACGTCGTTTCGGGACCTCGACGGCCACACCCTCGGGCTGCTCCAGCCGTCGGACTTCGGCAACGTCCCGAACTGATGCCGGTCAACGACGACGTCTTCGCCGCGCTGGCCAGCCCGGCCCGGCGCGAGGTCCTGCGGCTGCTGCTGGACGGCCCGATGCCGGCCGGCGCGATCGCCGAGCGGTTCGAGATGGCCCGGCCGAGCCTGTCGGAGCACCTGCGGGTGCTGCGGGAGGCCGGCCTGGTCGCCGAGCAGCGGCAGGGCCGCAACCGCGTCTATCGGCTGGACGCGGCGCCGCTGGAAGAAGTCGCGGACTGGCTGACGCCGTACGAGCGGTTCTGGCGGAGCAAGCTCGCGAACTTGCGTGACCTGCTCGACGAGGAGGACCTGTGACCGACGACCCGACCGCGATCCACGTCGACCAGTTCCTCGCCCACCCGGCCCGCAAGGTGTGGCGCGCGCTGACCGAACCGGACCTGCTCGAACGCTGGATCACCATGCCCAACGACATCAAACCCGTGGTGGGGCACCGGTTCCGGTTGCTCGCCGAGCCGGTGCCCGCGGCCGGGTTCGCCGGCGGCCCGGTGGCGTGCGAGGTGCTCGAAGTCGAGCACGAACGCAAGCTCAGCATCCGCTGGGGTCCGCAGTGGACGGTCACCTGGCGGCTGGTCCCCGAAGGCACCGGGACCCGCCTGTTCCTCAGCCACGAAGGGTTCGACCCGGACGACGAGTTCCAGCGCGTGTCGCGGCGGATCATGGGTGGCGGCTGGCGGTCCCACGTACCGCGTGCGCTGGCCCGATTGCTGGACACGCTGCCGGACCCGGCCCCGTTACGATCGGGAGGTGAACCCCGCGACCGCTGATCCCCACGCGTCGAAACCGCTGCGCGCCGACGCCCGCCGCAACCGCGCGCGCGTGCTGGAAGCCGCCGAGAGCGTGTTCGCCGCCAAGGGCACCGGCGCGCCCACCGAAGAGGTCGCGCGCGCCGCCGGGGTCGGCATCGGCACGGTGTTCCGGCACTTCCCGACGAAGGAAGCGCTGCTCGAAGCGGTGCTCTACGCCCGCCTGCACCGGTTCGTCGACGAGGCCGAGGCCGCCGTCGCGGCGGAGTCCGCGGATCCGGGCGCCGCGTTCTTCACGTTCCTGACCAGCTGGATCGAGATGTCGAGCGCGAAGAACGCGTACTTCGAAGCGCTCACCGCGGCCGGGGTCACCGTCCCGGTGTCGAAGTCCGACATCGGCGCCCGCCTGATGGAGTCCCTCGGCGTGCTGCTTTCCCGTGCGCAGGGCGCGGGCGCGGTGCGCGAGGACCTCGTCGTCGGGGAGCTGATCACGGTGATCATCGGGGT is a window from the Amycolatopsis sp. cg9 genome containing:
- a CDS encoding FAD-dependent monooxygenase; translation: MEDVVIAGAGPNGLMLACELALAGVRPLVLERLTEPTTENRANGLVGQVVRLLDRRGLHERLAGPLGPPVPAFVFGAMRLDLTLADPNPLTILGVPQRRVEAMLGERAAELGVEIRRGHELTGLAQDADAVTLDVSGPGGPSRISTRYLVGADGGRSATRKLAGIGFPGVTEDRTLSHTANATVPAEFADAQSGGLRVPGHGVIPPFFHHRTETGLFVYAPFPTGTLVTTMEWTDEEETGDEPPMTLDEQRASIRRVLGFDLPIGPPEGDGPHLLRRLRGRNTRLADKFRDGRVLLVGDAAHIHSAIGGPGLNLGLQDAVGLGWKLAAVVRGRVPEGLLDTYESERRPVAERVVMHTQAQSALISPGRDVTALRELFGELLRLPGTVQHIADLMSGADVRYEPATDHPLDGRWAPDLVLADGTRLAELTTTARPLLLDFTNSLGDELRGWTDRVDLVPGSASGEVTAVLIRPDGYVAWASSSPEPGDTERKALRTALERWFGTPVDV
- a CDS encoding metalloregulator ArsR/SmtB family transcription factor; this translates as MPVNDDVFAALASPARREVLRLLLDGPMPAGAIAERFEMARPSLSEHLRVLREAGLVAEQRQGRNRVYRLDAAPLEEVADWLTPYERFWRSKLANLRDLLDEEDL
- a CDS encoding MFS transporter, producing the protein MVLGDNGVTHKVEPDSRSGQVQVRRAALASAIGTTIEWYDFFLYNTAAALVFPHLFFPASSAYAGAMQSFATYAVGFAARPVGAAIFGHWGDRIGRKATLIVTLLLMGISSGVVGMLPGTSAIGFAAPLILVLLRLVQGIAIGGEWSGSVLLAMEWGDQKKRGLLGSFAQIGVPVGLVLGTGGMTLLSATLSPEAFDSWGWRLPFLASLVLVVVGLVIRLKILETPMFAKLVENRQTAKTPVRDAIKHHWREILLSAGVRFSEQMPFYLFTSYVLIYVVARHEFSKTFVLNAVLVGAACELAMIPLFSTLSDRFGRKRVYLTGAVFTAVIAFPYFTILAHGNHALVFVAVVVSFVPHALQYGPQAALIGESFPTHLRYGGAGLGYQLASVFAGGPAPLLATWLLHATGTPYSISGYIVLSAVVTVACVIALKDRSKADIDDVTVYQR
- a CDS encoding TetR family transcriptional regulator, encoding MDTDRAGLRERKKHETRIALSWAAIRLTVERGLDNVRIEDIAAEAGVSTRTFSNYFGSKGEAIVARHHDRARAIAAALRERPAGEPIWAAITQAALDGFALGQPVPTGQAADQSWIEGLRLMVAEPALQGEFQKAGAAAEAEFAAAVGERTGTDPDRDVYPRLVAGVVGAALNVVTQQWLVAEPPQPLEALLRDVFGRLAAGLPEPR
- a CDS encoding SRPBCC domain-containing protein; protein product: MTDDPTAIHVDQFLAHPARKVWRALTEPDLLERWITMPNDIKPVVGHRFRLLAEPVPAAGFAGGPVACEVLEVEHERKLSIRWGPQWTVTWRLVPEGTGTRLFLSHEGFDPDDEFQRVSRRIMGGGWRSHVPRALARLLDTLPDPAPLRSGGEPRDR
- a CDS encoding SPFH domain-containing protein — its product is MVVPQAQSAVIERLGRFRTVASPGLNILVPFLDKVRARIDLREQVVSFPPQPVITEDNLTVSIDTVVYFQVTDSRAAVYEISNYIVGVEQLTTTTLRNVVGGMSLEQTLTSRDSINSQLRGVLDEATGRWGIRVARVELKAIDPPPSIQDSMEKQMRADREKRAMILTAEGQRESAIKTAEGQKQSQILAAEGARQATILAAEAERQSRILRAQGERAARYLQAQGQAKAIEKVFAAIKAGRPTPEVLAYQYLQTLPQMAQGDANKVWMIPSDYGKALEGFARALGAPGDDGVFRYEPPKDDVPDKPDLEDEEVSSWFETKSDPKVAEAVAAAEAVARKEVPAIGAPSTPPARPSIPRPAQQQAAPEADEERGTEVTPAPQQPPTPQSGQPALPQPQSPAGPPPGGQYQGQPQGQPQSPPPGQFGGPQQQNPGSGPFPQQPPFGGPRR
- a CDS encoding VOC family protein; its protein translation is MTITHVQFLTLPVADHARARDFYVGKLGFEALVDRRTPEGGRFVLVAPKGAKTGIVLTDQPVTGIEPGPRHFQLQTTDLDADVAALRAAGVEVAEPEDRPWGRATSFRDLDGHTLGLLQPSDFGNVPN
- a CDS encoding TetR/AcrR family transcriptional regulator — translated: MNPATADPHASKPLRADARRNRARVLEAAESVFAAKGTGAPTEEVARAAGVGIGTVFRHFPTKEALLEAVLYARLHRFVDEAEAAVAAESADPGAAFFTFLTSWIEMSSAKNAYFEALTAAGVTVPVSKSDIGARLMESLGVLLSRAQGAGAVREDLVVGELITVIIGVARAAEYAGPDARLRDRAVTILFDGLRPSAGERR
- a CDS encoding SPFH domain-containing protein, with product MSLGLVTVPEGRAAVIERLGEFRAVLGPGRHFVLPFADRVRARVDLGEQILSAPPRPVETGDGREVDVGFEFVFTITDPRLATYAITNPALAIEQLTRTALRQEAGLTTAERAVAAPGDLHRTVWTVLHDTTGRWGVAVQRLELSVRPPAAPGTPSTAQEWY
- a CDS encoding NfeD family protein, with the translated sequence MSWALVWLIVGIALMIAEVVSGDFVLIMLGVAALFGAGAEVLTGNLFIDVAVFAVASVGMLALVRPALKRRFLTGPTHHTGIEALIGARAVVLSTVDYEAGQVKLAGDVWSARSMSEHLPPIQPGTSVTVVEISGATAVVSAEP